The DNA region AGAACGGATTCAGCCGGACTTGGCGAACGGTTCCGGTTTCCGTATAACGTAGCAGTGTAGGGCATGAATCCTCAATGGCTGGACGTAAAACGGGTGAAAGGAAACGGGTTTCATGGACGATAAGATGGACGAACAGATGGTCGAGGCCGCGGAACACCTGCAACAGATGATCGATCGGCTGGAGCGGCTTGAAGAGGAGAGGGCGGCGCTGGGGCAGCATGTCCGGGATACGCTGGCCGAGGCCAAAAGCGCGGGATTCAATTCCAAGGTGATCCGGCAGATTCTGCGCATCCGCAAGATGGACAAACATCAGGTGGACGAGGAGGAGCAGTTGTTGCATCTGTACAAGCAGGCGCTGGGCATGGCATGACCGGCTCCCCACCGGACGGCATGCACAACTTCTTCATCACGGTGCTGCCGGGTCTGGAGGAGGTGTTGGAGGGAGAGCTGCGGCTGCTGGGCGTCAAGGCGTTGCGTCGTTCCCGGGCCGGGGTGCATTGTCAGGGGCCGGCCCGGCTGGGGGTGGAGGCCTGCCTGTGGCTGCGCACGGCCAGCCGGGTGCTGGTCCGTCTGGCCAAGGGGCCGGGAGGTACGGCGGAGGCGCTCTACGAAACGGCCCGTTCCATCCCCTGGGAAGAGCATTTTTCCGCCGACAAACGTTTTTCCGTGGCCTTCGAGGGGCGCACCGAAGCGGTACGCAACTCCCATTTCGGGGCGTTGAAGGTCAAGGATGCCCTGGTGGATCGGTTTACCGCGCGTCAGGGGCGCCGACCCTCGGTGGAAACCCTGGATCCGGATGTGCGTATACAGGTGCATCTGCGCGGCGAGGAGGCCCTTTTTTACCTCGATCTGGCGGGGGAGGCGCTGCATCGTCGCGGTTATCGGGATGCCCAGGTCCTGGCGCCGCTGGGGGCCAATCTGGCGGCGGGGATGCTGATGTTGGCGGGGTGGCCGGAGCTGGCCCGTCAGGGGGCGGCCTTCTGCGATCCCATGTGCGGTTCGGGAACGCTGGTTCTGGAGGCGGCCTTGCTGGCGGCGGGGCGTTCTCCGTCGGGTTTGCGCAAACGCTTCGGCTTCCAACACTGGGCGGGCATGGACAAATCGGTCTGGCAGGAGGCCATGCGGGAGCAGCAGGAGCGGGACAAGGAGGCGGACGAGAGCCGGATTGCCGAACCGTTATGGGGCTTCGACCGGGAGAAGGGCGCGGTGGAAAGCGCACGTTTGGCCGGGCAGCGCCTGGGTTTCGCGCAACGGGTGCGCTTCGCCAGTGGGGAGATCGAGTCCCTCGGGGAACGGTTCCCGACCGGGGAACAGGGACTGCTGGCCTGCAATCCCCCTTACGGGGTGCGTCTGGAGGCGGGTCAGGATCTGCGTCCCCTCTACCGTCAGTTGGGACGGTTGGTGGAGCATCGCGGAGAGGGGTGGCGGGTGGCGGTACTCTCCTCCGAGGAGAAGTGGCTCAAGGCCATGGAGGTGCGTCTGGAGGGGCAGCATGCCCTGTCCAACGGAGGGGTGGCCTGCCTGTTGGGGGTTGGGGTCGGCGTGGGCAGGGCTCGGGCTCCCTGGCAGGATCCCAAGCCCCGTTCCGAAAGTTCGGGAGGGGCGACCGCCAAAAGCGTCTCCGCCGGTGGCGAGATGTTTGCAAACCGGCTGCGCAAGAACAAAAAACACCTGGAACGCTGGTTGCGCCGGGAGGAGATCTCCTGCTACCGCCTCTACGACGCCGATATGCCGGAATACAATCTGGCGCTGGATTGCTATGGCGACTGGGCCCACGTGCAGGAGTACCAGGCACCCTGGAGCGTCGATGCGGACAAGGCCAAGGCCCGCTTCGAGGAGGCTTGCGCCCAGCTCAACCGGGTTCTGGAGTTGCCGCCGGGACATCTGGTGACCAAGGTCCGTTTTCGCCAGCAGGATGGGGCCGGTTACGAACGTTTGGGCCGACAGGGACCCCGGCTGGAGGTGAAAGAGGACGGACTGACCTTCTACGTCAATCTGACGGACCATGTCGATACCGGTCTGTTCCTGGATGGTCGGCTGGTACGCCGGCTGATACGTAACAGGGCTTCCGGCATGCGCTTTCTCAACCTGTTCGGCTATACCGGTACGGCCACGGTTCACGCCGCTGCAGGGGGGGCCGTTTCCAGCGTTACCGTGGACCGCTCCCGCACCTATCTGGAGTGGGCTCAGGACAACCTGCTTCGCAACGGCTTCAACGACAGCCGGCATCGGCTGGAGCGGGCCGACTGTCTGGAATGGCTTGAGGGGAATCAGGAGTCTTTCGATCTGATCTTTGTGGATCCCCCCACCTTTTCCAACTCCAGCATGACGGAACAGGACTTCGATCTGCAACGGGATCATCCCCTGTTGTTGGAGCGATGCGTGGCCCGGCTGAATCCGGGCGGGTGTCTGCTCTTTTCCCTGCATCGACAGAAGTTTGCCCCGAATTGGACCGACGCCGCCTGGGGAGCCCGGATGCGGGAGTGTACCAGCGCCCTGTTGCCGCCGGATTTCTCCAGACCGGGCTACGCCTGGCGCTGTTGGCGACTGGATGGCTGAAGTCCGACGGGGAATGCCAATTCTGGATTGCATTGCCTTTTCGAATCGGGCATAATTCGCGATTGTCCGGGTAGAGGACGCCAAACCGGAAATATTATATCTTTGCAGGGAGGTGGTTCCGTGGGGGAAAAAGCCAAATTTCGACTGGTGACCCGTAGCGACTTCGATGGTCTGGTCTGCGCGGCCCTTCTCAAGGAATTGGATTTGATCGACGAAATCCAGTTTGTCCATCCCAAGGATATGCAGGATGGCAAGATCACCATCACCGGGCGCGATATCACCACCAACCTTCCCTATGTGGAGGGGGTGTATATGGCCTTCGACCATCACGCCAGCGAAATGATGCGGCGTGGCGAAGCCAAACCCGAAAACCATATCATCCTTCCGGAGGCTCCCTCCGCAGCGCGAGTGGTCTTCGAGTACTACGGTGGCGCCAAGGCCTTCACCGGAGTCCCCAACGAGATCATGATCGCGGTTGACAAAGGCGACGCGGCTCAGTTTTCCCGGGATGACATCCTGGATCCCCAGGGGTGGGATCTGATGAACTTCCTGATGGACGCCCGCACCGGTTTGGGGCGTTTCCGCAACTTCCGCATCTCCAACTACCAGTTGATGATGGATCTGATCGACCACTGCCGCACCACGCCCATTGAGGAAATCCTCAAGATGCCGGACGTGAAGGAGCGGGTCGATCTCTATCAGGAACACGCGGGTCTGTTCCGCGAGCAGTTGCTGCGCTGCTCCAAGCAGTACGGCAATCTGGTGGTGCTGGATCTCCGGGATGAAGAGACCATCTATGTGGGCAACCGCTTCATGATCTACGCCCTCTATCCCGACACCAACATCTCCATCCATGTGCTGTGGGGCTTCAAGAAGCAGAACACCGTCTTTGCCATCGGCAAGTCGATCATCAACCGCTCCTCCAAGACTCACGTCGGCGAGCTTTGCCTCTCCTACAACGGTGGTGGTCACGAGAATGCCGGTACCTGTCAGATCGAAAACGAATTGGCCGAATCCGTCCTGCAGGAGTTGATTGCCAAGATCAACGCCGACGGTTGAGCTGATTCGAGGGGATTTCAGGGCGTGTTGACATTTGCCGGATTCGGGTTCCTGGCAAGGCGCAAGTCGGTGAGGAAGCGGAGTGTAGTCCCCCTGCATGGGCATTCCGAACCGGGTCGCAACGCCGCCAGGGGCCGAAAGATGGCGAATGTCAACACGTCCTAAGGAGCCTGCCATCTGTTGCGGTGGCAGGCTCTTTCTGTTTGAGGGAGTCGGTGCGGAACATGTCCCATGTGCTTTCCTATGTCGTGCCCACCAAGGATCATCCCGACGATCTGCTCAAGATGCTGTCCAGTCTGACCAATCAGACCCGATTGCCGGATCAGGTGGTGGTAGTGGATGGCAGCGAACCACCGGTGCATTGGATCTGCGAACAGTTCACCGAACTGCCGCTGACCTACGTTCGGGAGTTTCCGCCCTCGTTGGCCCGGCAGCGCAATGCCGGCATGGCGGCGGTTCGGGCCGATGCCACGCTGGCCGGTTATCTGGACGACGACCTGGTGCTGGAACCCGAGGCCACGGAAAAGTTGCTGGCCTTTTTCGAAGCAGCCCCTGCCGAGGTGGGCGGGGCGGCGATGACCATCATCAATCAGGGGCAGGTCGGTCGCGCCGGGCTGTTGCGTTTCTTCGGCATGTACGGAGACCCGCCGGGTCGGGTTCTGCCCAGCGGTTTCCCGGTGTGGATCCCCTTTACCGAGGTGACGCTGCAAACCGAGTGGCTCTATGGCGGGGCCACCATCTGGCGTCGGGAGGTGATCCGGGAGTTCAGCTACGATGAGTGGTATATCGGCTACGGCTTTCTGGAGGATCTCGACTACTCCTACCGGGTCAGCCGGAAATACCGACTCTATGTGCTGGGGGATTCCCGTACCTGGCATTTCAGTCAGTTGCCCCATCCCAGCCGGCAATTTGCCCTGGGGCGTCAGCAGGTGGTCAACCGACTCTATTTCGTGCGCAAGATGGGGGGGTTTTCCCGCCTGGCGGTCGCCTGGGCCTTGCTGGGGCAGATGACGATGAACCTGCTGGCGGGGCTGGTCAATCCCAAAGCCAAAGGGTACATGCGGTTTCTGGGTAATCTGGCCGGACTTGGTGCGGTGGCCATGGGTCGCAAGTCCTCTTTCGGCGGGCACTGGAAGAAGTGAACGGAACCCGGGGCGGCATCGCCTTCTTCTTGCCCTCCCTGGTCGGGGGCGGGGCCGAAAGGGTTTTT from Magnetococcales bacterium includes:
- a CDS encoding exopolyphosphatase encodes the protein MGEKAKFRLVTRSDFDGLVCAALLKELDLIDEIQFVHPKDMQDGKITITGRDITTNLPYVEGVYMAFDHHASEMMRRGEAKPENHIILPEAPSAARVVFEYYGGAKAFTGVPNEIMIAVDKGDAAQFSRDDILDPQGWDLMNFLMDARTGLGRFRNFRISNYQLMMDLIDHCRTTPIEEILKMPDVKERVDLYQEHAGLFREQLLRCSKQYGNLVVLDLRDEETIYVGNRFMIYALYPDTNISIHVLWGFKKQNTVFAIGKSIINRSSKTHVGELCLSYNGGGHENAGTCQIENELAESVLQELIAKINADG
- the rlmKL gene encoding bifunctional 23S rRNA (guanine(2069)-N(7))-methyltransferase RlmK/23S rRNA (guanine(2445)-N(2))-methyltransferase RlmL, coding for MTGSPPDGMHNFFITVLPGLEEVLEGELRLLGVKALRRSRAGVHCQGPARLGVEACLWLRTASRVLVRLAKGPGGTAEALYETARSIPWEEHFSADKRFSVAFEGRTEAVRNSHFGALKVKDALVDRFTARQGRRPSVETLDPDVRIQVHLRGEEALFYLDLAGEALHRRGYRDAQVLAPLGANLAAGMLMLAGWPELARQGAAFCDPMCGSGTLVLEAALLAAGRSPSGLRKRFGFQHWAGMDKSVWQEAMREQQERDKEADESRIAEPLWGFDREKGAVESARLAGQRLGFAQRVRFASGEIESLGERFPTGEQGLLACNPPYGVRLEAGQDLRPLYRQLGRLVEHRGEGWRVAVLSSEEKWLKAMEVRLEGQHALSNGGVACLLGVGVGVGRARAPWQDPKPRSESSGGATAKSVSAGGEMFANRLRKNKKHLERWLRREEISCYRLYDADMPEYNLALDCYGDWAHVQEYQAPWSVDADKAKARFEEACAQLNRVLELPPGHLVTKVRFRQQDGAGYERLGRQGPRLEVKEDGLTFYVNLTDHVDTGLFLDGRLVRRLIRNRASGMRFLNLFGYTGTATVHAAAGGAVSSVTVDRSRTYLEWAQDNLLRNGFNDSRHRLERADCLEWLEGNQESFDLIFVDPPTFSNSSMTEQDFDLQRDHPLLLERCVARLNPGGCLLFSLHRQKFAPNWTDAAWGARMRECTSALLPPDFSRPGYAWRCWRLDG
- a CDS encoding DUF2312 domain-containing protein, with the translated sequence MDDKMDEQMVEAAEHLQQMIDRLERLEEERAALGQHVRDTLAEAKSAGFNSKVIRQILRIRKMDKHQVDEEEQLLHLYKQALGMA
- a CDS encoding glycosyltransferase family 2 protein — translated: MSHVLSYVVPTKDHPDDLLKMLSSLTNQTRLPDQVVVVDGSEPPVHWICEQFTELPLTYVREFPPSLARQRNAGMAAVRADATLAGYLDDDLVLEPEATEKLLAFFEAAPAEVGGAAMTIINQGQVGRAGLLRFFGMYGDPPGRVLPSGFPVWIPFTEVTLQTEWLYGGATIWRREVIREFSYDEWYIGYGFLEDLDYSYRVSRKYRLYVLGDSRTWHFSQLPHPSRQFALGRQQVVNRLYFVRKMGGFSRLAVAWALLGQMTMNLLAGLVNPKAKGYMRFLGNLAGLGAVAMGRKSSFGGHWKK